From one Culex quinquefasciatus strain JHB chromosome 3, VPISU_Cqui_1.0_pri_paternal, whole genome shotgun sequence genomic stretch:
- the LOC6050271 gene encoding titin homolog isoform X3 encodes MEEDGEYADGEIVWVKLSYCWWPGEVLAGSRLTDEFLSTLKRRPLAVVKFFDEDSYEYVKNTNFIYKYNCSRKHEFLRKGLEQYRAKNKHMVKFPADVMQAERATGGDPNIVNSTEFLPQKRESYADIFSSDKSKGGKGKASATTPRGGSPKKAPAISPSKIIPVIPVRKHEVRILGQASSPSGIASRSSLGGCPSTPNNSSLNASTSSSVGEPGSSALSNVSAASPSQIYHCHKCGFESSRQNVIVLHTKYCRAVPLAPFNIPAVRESKSLQATTARTTTVEDPVTPKAAPKLREEPPQQPPAAAPADEEELVEVIQVVEEKTPAAVGRSGRTPRTAAKAATPTPKVDRRKNRGGRGKAVATPVVEVEAVAADEEKVEVLQVSEEEPPAEEVVPAPEVGKSLDDSTGKDSKGKADVELKNELLADWSEDEQDEQELKEDKRKAASSDESEKVETTEKAAPVISITDSSAEKSVESSPQLASPVSSSSGTTIKYRNIPKKQKREFIEVTNDQPATTQAVTIEKSSSESSISTAATCGDKTASSSSADSLPEQSRPLSAKQRILDRATRGSSKSNSSSTEELKPVIVAATAAASAESQHDSASTSDETKKDIASCFDFKEEEEEEVVLSKSPRRSLSNRRDVSLDAKQEQEELERAKKDAELKNEIDSLLNEVSVPSLPDLPKLPVSPRATSPGPSQEIISPQSKEEIDRNRTLPPKERGKRIFKTRNKPTVENEAIALEQSKAIVLDFVKKSHEEEEAQQQQEAKLSSESPTTTNDDSQESVLSAVATEPQRFENSEFAAIKAKRAKLPVEEEPPKEEESTVSSSNEEPKPATAEQPDSLPVSISKDQLTLEVLEITTPSPKSRKGKQQPPKQTIVSPIVLIEKLPEPVEEEQQPEVTPKATPARKKRAGEMDQLDLTALDTPRSRRGRSAKAEEPTPEPEPPKEIEAAAPVEKRKAKRGKKEEEVPAVDETPEVEPKPTKSKRSKQSQQRSADSTADLHAEVDPVVPTSVESAPVVSEPAPIVEPVVAKHQPIKMIIKSKGKKSNSELIYDDPVVAPEPKPEETQEKLPKSPKSSKRKKEEPAVEPPAEEAVEPLAKSPKSKRPKVKASEKPKEPEISVGGPSATDLQVAEALIQLPEAPVIPPKVAVVDDQEMVEVKSNNSSPVHPKTINPRKRHLQKLMDTAEVIVEQPPPEIVTIPEKKKRETIVEVVSVAPASIVQDLPAKTTSVVVASVPPPDEDKFDIDNIPIVMDDSELLEDSTISTTSNTGRRSTVAPVVAPVEDEDVKLISTTKPMTKKIVIVKSSNGSAKIVGRKESPAVAKKNLAIKSTTITIKPPLDQLSPTNVTTRSPAHSPTPMRSAQLVQASSGGQIVITSKGTVLTTQSPSTSTARSHSSDGLKTHVSQSHSKPAIVSSVVSSASSISSSSSSTSSATKELPESAANSTPQRPGTGAAAAIKSPAKICVQSQEIIHPATKPRPVASSPVVVQKVTPEVGQQHKKGLAAASASSQKKSSGKKQAEPGTSGGKPLFATSKGALITSQPATTSSVNPGKKNHRVIKISPQKLKEFTRLGMVEDKGKGKVLTASGMKKFRQEQEQLLQQQQQQQEPQSKPDKPVQRADSIDEEPSTSTPTPPPPADAPAEVVVAAAADSSVKELPPASPVEPEQSAEVAEEEPAKPEEIVEENEAAAAETEPECSSSSKVEPVPAAEEASESASAQPEVPAEATSESSSNVQESSQLIAVPAENFGGPANLFYLCSVREEGFVPVNNELLYLDSSNQLVALPEQASVEDIVQQAAGQEVLEIPGVAGEHAAVDVEGAVEAGQQNILLNTQDGQQIILDQQSLMALAAAGADTSQLLTPDGQQIVLQGSILTTSDSVDDPEMA; translated from the exons ATGGAGGAAGACGGCGAGTACGCGGACGGTGAAATCGTGTGGGTGAAGCTCAGCTATTGCTGGTGGCCTGGCGAGGTGCTGGCCGGTAGCCGCCTCACCGATGAGTTTCTCAGCACGCTCAAGCGGCGCCCGCTGGCCGTCGTCAAGTTCTTCGACGAGGATTCCTA CGAGTATGTCAAAAATACCAACTTTATCTACAAGTATAACTGCAGCAGGAAGCACGAGTTCTTGAGGAAAGGATTGG AGCAATACCGCGCAAAGAACAAACACATGGTCAAGTTTCCGGCGGACGTGATGCAGGCGGAACGCGCCACCGGCGGCGATCCGAACATTGTCAACTCGACCGAGTTCCTGCCCCAGAAGCGCGAGAGCTACGCGGACATCTTCTCGTCGGACAAGTCCAAGGGCGGCAAGGGCAAAGCTTCCG CAACAACACCCCGCGGTGGAAGCCCGAAAAAGGCGCCCGCCATTTCGCCCAGCAAGATCATCCCGGTGATTCCGGTACGCAAGCATGAAGTCCGGATCCTGGGCCAGGCCTCGTCCCCGTCGGGCATCGCCAGCCGCAGCTCGCTGGGTGGCTGCCCGTCGACGCCGAACAACTCCAGCCTGAACGCGTCAACGTCGTCTTCGGTGGGAGAGCCTGGCAGCAGTGCGCTGTCCAACGTGTCGGCGGCCAGCCCCTCGCAGATCTACCACTGCCACAAGTGTGGCTTCGAGAGCAGCCGCCAGAACGTGATCGTGCTGCACACCAAGTACTGTCGGGCGGTGCCGCTGGCGCCGTTCAACATTCCAGCTGTTCGAG AATCTAAATCACTGCAAGCGACAACGGCGCGCACGACAACCGTGGAGGATCCAGTGACACCGAAGGCTGCACCGAAACTTAGGGAAGAACCACCCCAGCAGCCACCAGCAGCTGCTCCGGCAGACGAGGAAGAACTGGTCGAGGTCATCCAGGTGGTTGAGGAAAAGACACCGGCAGCCGTTGGTCGTTCCGGCCGTACTCCACGGACGGCAGCCAAGGCGGCGACTCCAACGCCGAAAGTGGACCGAAGGAAGAACCGCGGTGGACGTGGCAAAGCTGTTGCGACGCCTGTCGTGGAAGTTGAAGCCGTTGCCGCTGACGAGGAGAAGGTCGAAGTGCTGCAAGTCAGTGAGGAGGAACCACCGGCGGAGGAGGTCGTACCCGCACCGGAAGTCGGTAAAAGCCTGGACGATTCTACTGGGAAAGACTCGAAGGGCAAGGCCGATGTTGAGTTGAAGAACGAACTGCTGGCGGATTGGAGCGAGGATGAGCAGGACGAGCAAGAACTTAAGGAAGACAAGAGGAAAGCAGCATCCAGCGATGAGTCGGAGAAGGTGGAAACCACGGAGAAGGCTGCCCCCGTGATCAGCATCACCGATTCCAGTGCAGAAAAGTCGGTAGAATCTTCGCCGCAGCTTGCCTCGCCGGTTTCGTCATCGTCCGGAACCACGATCAAGTACCGGAACATCCCCAAGAAGCAAAAGCGCGAGTTTATCGAAGTCACGAACGATCAACCGGCGACAACGCAGGCGGTTACGATTGAGAAATCTTCGAGCGAAAGCAGCATCAGCACGGCGGCCACTTGCGGAGACAAAACCGCATCGTCCAGCAGCGCCGACAGTCTGCCGGAACAGTCGCGACCACTCAGCGCCAAGCAGCGAATCCTGGACCGGGCCACCCGCGGTTCGAGCAagtccaacagcagcagcaccgaAGAGTTGAAGCCGGTCATCGTGGCAGCCACCGCAGCCGCCTCAGCGGAATCTCAGCATGACTCAGCGTCCACGAGTGACGAAACCAAGAAGGACATTGCGTCCTGCTTCGACTTcaaggaggaggaagaggaagaAGTGGTCTTGAGCAAATCTCCCCGGAGGTCACTGTCAAACAGGCGCGACGTTTCGCTGGACGCCAAGCAAGAGCAGGAAGAGCTGGAACGTGCCAAAAAGGACGCCGAGTTGAAGAACGAAATCGATTCGTTGCTGAACGAAGTCAGCGTCCCATCACTTCCAGACCTGCCGAAACTACCCGTCAGCCCAAGGGCCACCTCGCCAGGACCTTCGCAGGAAATCATCTCACCCCAATCCAAAGAGGAAATCGACCGCAACCGAACACTTCCCCCGAAGGAGCGCGGCAAGCGCATCTTCAAGACCCGCAACAAGCCAACCGTCGAGAACGAAGCGATCGCCCTTGAGCAGTCCAAGGCGATCGTGCTGGACTTTGTGAAAAAGTCCCACGAAGAAGAGGAagcacagcagcagcaggaagcaAAGCTCAGCTCGGAGTCGCCCACCACAACAAACGACGACTCGCAAGAGTCGGTTCTGTCCGCCGTGGCAACGGAGCCGCAAAGGTTCGAAAACTCCGAATTCGCCGCCATCAAGGCCAAGCGAGCAAAGCTTCCCGTCGAGGAGGAACCTCCCAAGGAGGAAGAATCCACGGTGAGCTCCAGCAACGAAGAGCCTAAACCAGCTACCGCAGAACAACCAGACTCCCTTCCAGTGTCCATCAGCAAGGATCAGCTTACGCTGGAAGTGCTCGAGATAACGACCCCATCGCCGAAGAGCCGCAAGGGCAAGCAACAGCCGCCCAAGCAAACCATCGTGAGTCCGATCGTGCTCATCGAAAAGCTACCGGAACCGGTCGAGGAGGAGCAACAGCCGGAGGTCACTCCGAAAGCTACACCGGCTAGGAAGAAACGTGCCGGTGAAATGGATCAGCTTGACCTGACGGCGCTGGATACGCCACGATCGCGCCGAGGTCGAAGCGCCAAAGCAGAAGAACCTACGCCGGAACCGGAACCACCCAAAGAGATCGAAGCGGCTGCTCCTGTTGAGAAACGCAAGGCTAAGCGAGGCAAAAAGGAGGAAGAAGTGCCGGCGGTTGATGAAACTCCAGAAGTTGAACCCAAACCAACCAAATCCAAACGCAGCAAGCAAAGTCAGCAACGGTCAGCGGATTCAACCGCCGATTTGCACGCTGAAGTTGACCCCGTTGTTCCTACCAGCGTCGAATCTGCTCCGGTTGTGAGCGAACCTGCGCCGATCGTGGAGCCTGTCGTCGCGAAGCATCAACCAATTAAGATGATCATCAAGTCCAAAGGCAAGAAGTCCAACTCGGAGCTGATCTACGACGATccggtcgtggcaccggaaccCAAGCCGGAAGAAACGCAGGAAAAGCTGCCCAAATCGCCGAAGAGTTCCAAGAGGAAAAAGGAGGAACCGGCGGTGGAACCTCCGGCCGAGGAAGCCGTTGAACCGCTGGCGAAATCACCCAAATCGAAGCGACCCAAGGTCAAAGCTAGCGAAAAGCCGAAAGAACCGGAAATCAGTGTCGGCGGACCTAGTGCTACGGATTTGCAAGTTGCCGAAGCGCTGATTCAGCTTCCGGAAGCCCCGGTGATTCCCCCTAAAGTCGCTGTCGTAGATGATCAGGAAATGGTCGAAGTCAAATCGAACAACTCATCGCCGGTACATCCGAAGACCATTAATCCAAGGAAGCGACACCTGCAAAAGCTGATGGACACGGCCGAGGTGATCGTCGAGCAGCCCCCACCGGAGATCGTAACCATTCCAGAGAAGAAGAAACGCGAAACGATCGTCGAAGTGGTCAGCGTGGCTCCGGCTTCCATCGTGCAAGATCTGCCGGCCAAAACTACCAGCGTCGTAGTTGCGAGCGTCCCTCCTCCCGACGAGGACAAGTTCGACATTGACAACATCCCGATCGTGATGGACGACAGCGAACTGCTCGAGGACAGCACCATCTCGACGACCTCCAACACCGGCAGACGATCAACGGTGGCGCCCGTCGTCGCTCCGGTAGAAGACGAGGACGTCAAGCTGATTTCCACCACCAAACCCATGACAAAGAAGATTGTGATTGTCAAGAGCAGCAACGGTTCCGCCAAGATCGTCGGAAGGAAGGAGTCTCCAGCCGTTGCGAAGAAAAATCTCGCCATCAAGTCCACCACCATAACCATCAAACCCCCGCTTGATCAACTCTCGCCAACGAACGTGACGACACGATCCCCGGCGCACTCGCCAACTCCGATGCGATCGGCACAGCTCGTACAGGCCAGCAGCGGTGGCCAGATCGTCATCACCAGCAAGGGCACGGTTCTAACCACCCAATCGCCGTCCACTTCGACCGCCCGGAGCCATTCGTCGGACGGACTCAAAACCCACGTCTCTCAATCCCACTCCAAGCCGGCCATCGTTTCCTCGGTGGTCAGCAGCGCAAGCTCAatcagcagtagcagcagcagcaccagttcCGCAACAAAAGAACTCCCCGAATCTGCGGCAAACTCAACACCGCAACGACCTGGAACTGGTGCTGCGGCCGCGATCAAATCACCCGCCAAGATTTGCGTGCAGTCGCAGGAGATCATTCACCCGGCCACGAAGCCCCGACCGGTGGCTTCCTCCCCCGTCGTGGTACAGAAGGTCACGCCGGAAGTCGGACAGCAGCACAAGAAGGGACTTGCGGCGGCTTCGGCTTCGTCGCAGAAAAAGAGTTCGG gcaaaaagcAAGCCGAACCCGGAACCTCCGGCGGCAAGCCGCTGTTCGCAACCTCCAAGGGCGCTCTCATTACGTCCCAGCCGGCGACCACTTCTTCGGTGAACCCGGGCAAAAAGAACCACCGAGTGATCAAGATTTCGCCCCAAAAGTTGAAGGAGTTCACCCGGTTAGGCATGGTCGAGGACAAGGGCAAGGGCAAAGTACTGACCGCAAGCGGTATGAAGAAGTTCCGCCAAGAGCAGGAGCAGTTACtccaacagcagcaacagcagcaagaACCCCAGTCAAAGCCGGACAAGCCCGTGCAGCGGGCGGACTCGATCGACGAGGAACCCTCGACGTCCACTCCGACTCCGCCACCACCAGCTGACGCACCAGCCGAGGTTGTAGTGGCCGCCGCAGCAGATTCATCCGTTAAAGAACTGCCGCCGGCGTCACCAGTCGAGCCGGAACAATCCGCAGAAGTCGCGGAGGAAGAACCTGCCAAGCCGGAGGAAATCGTCGAAGAGAACGAAGCAGCCGCCGCCGAGACGGAACCCGAATGTAGCAGCTCGTCCAAGGTCGAACCGGTTCCTGCCGCGGAAGAAGCCAGCGAGTCAGCGTCGGCACAGCCAGAAGTGCCCGCAGAAGCGACCAGCGAATCCAGCTCCAACGTGCAGGAATCATCCCAGCTGATCGCCGTACCGGCGGAAAACTTTGGAGGACCTGCGAACCTCTTCTATCTGTGCTCGGTCCGCGAGGAAGGCTTCGTTCCGGTGAACAACGAACTGCTCTACCTGGACTCGTCCAACCAGCTGGTGGCGCTGCCCGAGCAGGCGTCGGTCGAGGACATTGTCCAGCAGGCAGCCGGCCAGGAAGTGCTGGAAATTCCCGGCGTCGCGGGTGAGCACGCGGCCGTTGACGTGGAAGGTGCCGTCGAAGCGGGTCAGCAGAACATTCTGCTCAACACCCAGGACGGTCAGCAGATCATCCTGGACCAGCAGAGCCTGATGGCGTTGGCCGCGGCTGGCGCCGACACGTCCCAGCTTCTCACTCCCGATGGACAGCAAATTGTACTGCAAG GTAGCATACTCACCACTTCTGATTCGGTTGATGATCCAGAAATggcttga